The DNA sequence TCTCCCACCCAGTACTTTATTGAAATAGCTTATATCATCAGAATTTATTGTAGCAAAGGACTTGTTTCTCTCTGGTATTGAGGTAGTGGAAGCAAGATTTCTACGATGTGTTCGGATGCCATCACTCCCAAATTTAGCTAAGCAATTCAGGATACCAACACCAGAACCTCTCAAGCTATTTTTCACCATAATTTTTCTGTGAAAACAATCATCTTGCATGAACTTCTCATAACTCCGGAGAGATGTATAACTATGACCTGACACCAAAGACAATGCAAATCATCAGAttatacccaaaaaaaaaaaaaaaactgttcACTGTTCCTTCTAGTAACTGCTTATAATGAGAGACCAACTCCTGATTTGCTTAAAATACTGCACAAAAGTTCTATGCTCAAAAATGgtgtgaaatttgaatttgatgtaaatgagtgaagtaaaactactttttgatATGACAAAATAGACTTGCTAAAATCTCCCAAAAACTCATTCTATAATATGTACTCCTATGTATCACAAATTAGGCACAATTACATGAATATGAGCAGAATCTGAGTATAGTAGCACAGGTACCTGAGCTCGAAGGGCGGATGGAAGAGAGCAACTGAAGGTTGGAGCGACGATTGGATGAATGTCTGAGTAGACGAGTAGCTGCTGTAAAATACTTCATTGATTCTTGAAATTGCCGTCGCGATATGAAATCAGTGCAATAGCGATGATCGatttaaattcataatgtGGCCTTTCTCTGTTTGGTTAGTCAATATACTGACGTGTTCAGATAAGCTTATTCAAAATTTccatacaattttaaattcatccactttctttcttaattagttcgaatttcaaattaatggatattactattttatttcttcaatttagaaatacaattaatcaaaaaatactaaaatacacataattaaaagtctgaaaaattagtactacttcATCTGTTccataatactccctccgtcccaagaaagttgagtcgtattcctttttagtccgtcccaacaaagttgagtcatttccttttttaacaaaagacaaaacatctaatcactattactttattccatcatttactttactctctcttatctttcctactttttccatctctcctatttatttaatataaactcttaatcttcgtgcccaaaagttttgtatcaactttcttgggacggagggagtacaacagAATGCTCAAATCATCTCGAGAGGCCATTTAAAAAGACAATGTGAAATCAATTGTTCCACCTAGCGTGAAATGGATAGTGTTGGCGATTATAGCTCTCTTCTAATAGACATGAAATATTCTTATCAATGGGGGAGGTGGGGGCTCTTGGCTACCCACATTTCGAAGTGGTGGCCAACACTTCGAACAATTTCTTCATCTCAGTCGGAGAGTAAGGATGACGGACGTCGGGCTCAACGTCTTCGTAGGACGTCGAAATTCGCTCATTGGACGTTGGAATTTGGGACAAAGACTACATCGGGTTGTAGGGCATATAGGGCATCGGACTATAGGGCGTGTAGGGCATGTTGGACATGTGGGAGATGTACACATCATCAGCTGGTGTAGCATGTGTCACCGAGCCGGCGGTTGCCAAAGTCGAGTGATCCAGATTCCGGATGGTTGAGATTGATATGGTCCCAAGTTCTTCCGCtagacatttttttcattattgagaatgaaaatttagaataaatttgattgagaaagtttttttgtgtgaaaaaaattatgtaatgaatgaggtatttatagaagttaatataatgaattgaatgacaaaaataaaaaaaagttaaaaggaAATGCTAATATAACGATTATATTTGAGAAAGAgtgataattttatattatataaattcctattattagttaaaaagttattttaaacagtcataaaataaattccacTCGCTGGGGGAGAGTAAGCTTCACCGCCCATCCAGAAACCAGTTGGGGGGAAGGGGTGTGTGTGTTTGTAGTTAGACAGCCGCACACACCCTCCCTTCTCCATCAGTCCTGTTGGGGGGTTGCAACGCATCTCCCTCCATCTTGTCTCGCTGGGACGAGCGGGACGTGTTTTTTAATTGGCGTTGCGATGCTCTTAGTATTACtcccaaaaaatagttttggtTGTGCACgccatgagttttaatgcaaaattggtaagtaagaaagagatagatagaaaaaattagttgaagtGTTTATCACTATAAAATTAGACTCACCTtgttagagagaaaaatttacttactataaatagataGAGTCTAATTTTGACGGAccgtaaaaaaataaacaatttttagTCGTAACTAGTATATGAATgagatattataaattttaataaaatatatttgacaAGCTTGgttttgagaaataaaatgaaaataaaaaagatatttcGAGAATGGAACcgtcaaaattttttaaattgaaccAATCCAACTGAATTAACCGAAAAACCTAACccaaaaaacttaaatttaaattatgaaatcaaatttgaacCGTAAAACGAAATTGCAtgaaaatatctaaaaaatacacataaaaaataaaaatttaagaatataaaattgtgCGGAGAAACATTTGAATAGAAGTAATTCTTATTTAATCTTAGATATCGAAAACTTCACGtctttatgtttattttacactttttaCCCACAAAATGAGTCTTATAATTGTCAATTGATCAAACTGCATCTTTTCCAAGATTAGCCAAACAAGATTAgagttttaaatttacaacaaattaaaatatgtataatatttaaaacatcatgaaaattttaaaattgactGAGGAGTATATGATATTAGGTTATTAGCGAAACAGATGATTTATTAAGGGTAAACTGTCTAAAAAGTCATATTTTGGggaaagtttattttttttcataaactaTAAAAGTTGCGCTTAAAGTCACAAACTTTATCGAATCGTGCAATTTTTTCAAACTAACCTGACGACATATTTTCGTTAAAAACTTTTCCCACGTGACTTGGCAAAATTTCTAAACTCGGGTAATATAACCTCTTTTTGGCTGATTTCGAAAGCGCAACCCCAATTCAACCGACGGAATCGACAAAAGTGAAATCGTCGACAAACGGTTTAGGGATGAAATCGGCAATGTGTAAAGaagattcaataaaaataaaaagcataaaacGACGTCGTGTTGTGCCCAGTCAGAAATTTTGTCAAGTCACGCCTCCGGCATGCCACGTGGGAtaagtttttaacggaaatatgTCGTCAGGTCGGGTAGTTTGAGAAATTTGCACGATCCgataaagttcgtgacttTAGGCGCAACTTTTAtagtttgtgggaaaaaccaaacttttcccaaattttgtgactttagagcatccactataggggTGGCGCGCTGGCCGCCCCCATCGCGGCTTAGCCGCGGCTGCCTACTGCGGAGGACGCGTCCGCCCCGGAGGCGGACGATTTTGTTGGGGCGGACGGGCATTCGCCCCGAATGCGGCGTGGACGAGCCAGAGGAGAGAGAAGCGCGCCCGCCGCCGCGCCTATCTACtgcgcggcggtcgccgctttgtatttttatttatttttttatttcgaatttgtaattaatttttggctTATTTAAATACCCCACCAATTTGTTTTTCACTCCACACCCATTTTCACTCCACCTCCAATTTCACTCTTCAGAATTTTATACCAAATGCACGGGAGAGACGAAGATTCACCCGGCACGGAAGAATCGGGATACGGATACTATCCTTCTTCCCAGCCATCTCAGCTGTGGGTATCGAGTCCCACCCCCCGGGGATCGAGTCCCAGTCCCCCTCCATTCCAGTCGTGGTCACCGACATCCCCGTCGTGGCAACAAACCCAATATCGGGGTCAGTCATCTCATCAGAGGAATTTGGGTCGTTCGGCATTCGGAGATTATCGACCCACTATGGACTCGCCCAACCATCCGCGTCCGGATACCCCCTCTCACTCTTTCCAGCGCACCCAAACTCCTTTGTCTGATTTCGATAGGTTCACACTGGAGCAGATGATGGGGCTGATGAGTCCGGGCCTACCGGAGACCCCGCCGACGAGATGTTCCGGCGACGGCGGTGGTGGGAGAGGCGGCGGCGAGGGGCGCTGGCGGTGGGGGGAGGGGCCGGCGGCGACGGCGCGGACGCGGATGGCAGCGGCAGCGAGCGGTAGCGAGTCGCGGTAGCAAGTCGGGGCGGGCACTACACCAAAGACGAGTCGATTGCTGTGGCGAGGGCATGGGATGCCGTCACATCAGACCCCCTGTGTTGGCACCGATCAGACCGAGATGGGCTTTTGGAAGCGCGTTTTGTTGACCTACAATGAGTTCAAGCCGAGAGGCGCCAAACCGCGTGACGCGGAACAGATCCGGAAAAAGTTTGGGAGGATTCTGACACCCACCAGGAAGTTCGCGGGCATCTACGGCAACAACCTTCTCAACGGCGAGAGTGGCCGCAACGAAGCCGACGTGAAGGCTGCATACGTGTCCCACGATACAACGCGGTATGGAAGCCTAAGTTCACCCATTGGGAGGAGTTTCTCGTTCTCGAGAATCTGCCCGAAATTCAAGTCCATCTGTGCGAGAGGAGGCCGAAGGTCACGGGCGAAGCGCAATAGACGCAACAGAGCCGAGAActacagcagcagcagcggcggacAATCAATCGACCTCAACGACGCCCAAACGGAGGAGCCCTTTGATACACACACTAGGCGCTCACGCCCTCCGGGGCAGAAGGCCGGTATCCGCAGCGCCCGAATGTCTGCGGGTTCTTCCGCTACTCGGCGCCCGCGTCTGGATCGCGCAGCGCGCAGGCGCCTTCTGGAGCTCAGTCCGGTGGACCATGGTGCCCATGTGGTCTTGAACAGGAACCTGAATGTGCAGTTGATGAAACAACTGCAAGAGAACTGCCGTTTCTACGAGTCGGCCACCGACCCGATCACCAAGGCGATATACTATGAGCTCATGTGTAGGATCAGAGAGGATCTGGGGCTGGTCCAGCAGCGCTGGGTGCGCCAGGGGCAGGGGCGGCGGCGCCGGGGGGAGTGGGCGGCGAAGAAGAGGCAGAGGATTCCGACTCCGCCACCGAGTAGATGGTGGcggtgtttttatttgtttttatatgttttttttataaaatgttcgttgtataattttccGGTATCCattaatacaacgaatatTTGGTCTCAtcgcactttttaattttattattatctcgttttctaattatttttagtccgataattttaaatctaattgaattaaaatatacaaagaataaaaataaagtgaaatgtggcTAACAAAAGTGTCCACTATTACtgcgaattttttttttttttgcctatggacaaataaaaagtggctatggacaaaaaagaaaaattgtcCACCAAAAAGTGTGTCAATCTTATAGGCAATTTGCCCATTTATTAATAGCAAAAGTTGAAGTTTGAGCCCAAATTCCTCCTGAAACAGATGATTTATTAATAGCAAAAGAGTTGGGCCACCAAATAGTTGAATCTTGAGCCCAATCCAAATACCTCCAAAATCCTCTTTATCTTTTCTGTATTATCAAACTTCATCTCTAATGGCGTCTTCCTctttttactctctctcatCCGCTCTGAATCAACACCACTGTATCAACCTCCCTAAACAATGCTCAACTCTCACCCTCAGGTTCTTTTGCATCATACAATTCAGGAACTTATGCgcttaattttattgttttaaattatcCAGCTCAAACACTGAGTCTGATGTTCTTCCAAGAGGACGTATATACCATGAAACTTATGGATGCCAGATGAATGTCAATGATATGGAGATTGTCCTGTCTATCATGAAGAATGCTGGATATAGTGAAATTGCTGAAGTTCCTGAGAGTGCAGAgattatattcataaatacGTGTGCGATAAGAGACAATGCAGAACAGAAGGTGTGGCAGAGACTTAATTACTTTTGGTTTCTTAAGAGGCAGTGGAAAAGTAATGTTGCTACAGGAAGATCACAGTCCCTGCATCCTCCAAAAGTTGTTGTCTTGGGATGTATGGCCGAGAGGCTCAAGGATAAAATATTGGATTCAGATAAGATGGTTGATGTTGTATGCGGGCCGGATGCTTATCGGGACTTGCCACGGCTGTTAGAGGAAGTGGACTCAGGCCAGAAAGGGATCAACACACTTCTCTCGCTTGAAGAAACTTATGCTGATATCAATCCAGTGCGTATCTCGAAGAATTCAATAAGTGCATTTGTCTCTGTTATGAGGGGTTGCAATAATATGTGCTCATTTTGCATTGTTCCTTTCACTAGGGGCCGGGAGAGATCACGTCCTGTGGAATCCATCGTTAGGGAGGTGGCAGAACTTTGGAAGGAAGGAGTCAAAGAAGTAACTCTTCTTGGGCAAAATGTGAACAGTTACAATGATACGTCTGGTGTTGAAGAGGTTGAATCTGGTGGGAACTGGAAGTATAGTGATGGTTTTTCTAGCAGGTGCAAAGTTAAGAATATGGGTTTACGCTTTGCTGATCTGCTCGACACACTTGCAACTGAATTTCCAGATATGAGATTCAGATACACTTCCCCTCACCCTAAAGATTTTCCTGATGAACTATTGTATGTCATGCGAGACAGATACAATGTCTGCAAAAGCATCCATTTGCCTGCACAGTCTGGCAGCAGTACAGTACTGGAAAGCATGCGCAGGGGGTATACCCGGGAAGCATACTTGGATCTTGTTAAACACATACGCTCTATAATTCCTGATATTGGGATAAGCAGTGACTTCATATGTGGTAAGTCTGTTTACCGTTTAGTTCTTTTTCCTCAATTCTTAGGCTGCATTGGTGAAATTGAAAGAGATTTCTCTCTAGTCTCTACTATGTGGATTTGTTCTTAGGAGAAGTAAAAGTTTGAGTTATAACATGCAATTCTATTTGGCTCTAATCTATAAAAAAATCCGAGTTTAAATCCATCTTTATTGTGTAGGAATGCAATAATTTGTTGACTTGTACTATTAGACATTCAAACCACTTCTCTATTAACCCTTCTCGGTCACATTCCTAGGATTTTGTGGGGAAACAGAGGAGGATCACGAGGATACTTTAAGCCTCGTGACGGCTGTT is a window from the Salvia hispanica cultivar TCC Black 2014 chromosome 1, UniMelb_Shisp_WGS_1.0, whole genome shotgun sequence genome containing:
- the LOC125186790 gene encoding CDK5RAP1-like protein, yielding MGFWKRVLLTYNEFKPRGAKPRDAEQIRKKFGRILTPTRKFAGIYGNNLLNGESGRNEADVKAAYVSHDTTRYGSLSSPIGRSFSFSRICPKFKSICARGGRRSRAKRNRRNRAENYSSSSGGQSIDLNDAQTEEPFDTHTRRSRPPGQKAGIRSARMSAGSSATRRPRLDRAARRRLLELSPVDHGAHVVLNRNLNVQLMKQLQENCRFYESATDPITKAIYYELMCRIREDLGLVQQRWVRQGQGRRRRGEWAAKKRQRIPTPPPSRCSNTESDVLPRGRIYHETYGCQMNVNDMEIVLSIMKNAGYSEIAEVPESAEIIFINTCAIRDNAEQKVWQRLNYFWFLKRQWKSNVATGRSQSLHPPKVVVLGCMAERLKDKILDSDKMVDVVCGPDAYRDLPRLLEEVDSGQKGINTLLSLEETYADINPVRISKNSISAFVSVMRGCNNMCSFCIVPFTRGRERSRPVESIVREVAELWKEGVKEVTLLGQNVNSYNDTSGVEEVESGGNWKYSDGFSSRYNVCKSIHLPAQSGSSTVLESMRRGYTREAYLDLVKHIRSIIPDIGISSDFICGFCGETEEDHEDTLSLVTAVGYDMAYMFAYSMREKTHAHRNYADDVPDDVKQRRLTELISVFRESTGQCFDSQVGSVQLVLVEGPNKRAPDTELIGKSDRGHRVSFAIHPVPDRSDNDVIRNPKVGDFVEVHILKSTRASLHGQAKAITTLSSFHADTRGEPLACLNGA